One window of Cryobacterium arcticum genomic DNA carries:
- a CDS encoding sugar O-acetyltransferase, whose amino-acid sequence MPPVLVRSEYDKMVAGEWYRYRSGPELAELTTSTQRTCRQITALYDDDQAAAHALFVGMLASVGDGADFRPPLYLDYGSRLRVGANTFINADFLALGGGEITIGANVLVGPSARFYTPSHAVDVVERRAGYERVSPIVIEDDVWLGGNVVVCPGVTIGAGSIIGAGSVVTRDVPPGVIAVGNPARVVRAIGPDDRVGLDML is encoded by the coding sequence ATGCCCCCGGTTCTCGTTCGCTCCGAGTACGACAAGATGGTCGCGGGGGAGTGGTACCGCTACCGGTCCGGGCCCGAACTGGCCGAGCTGACGACCAGCACGCAGCGCACCTGCCGCCAGATCACCGCCCTCTACGACGACGACCAGGCCGCCGCGCACGCCCTATTCGTGGGGATGCTCGCGAGCGTCGGCGACGGTGCCGACTTCAGGCCGCCGCTGTACCTGGACTACGGCTCCCGGCTGCGGGTCGGCGCCAACACGTTCATCAACGCCGACTTCCTGGCCCTCGGCGGCGGCGAAATCACCATCGGTGCCAACGTCCTGGTAGGTCCAAGTGCCCGCTTCTACACGCCCAGCCATGCCGTCGACGTGGTCGAGCGCCGGGCCGGGTACGAGCGGGTCTCCCCGATCGTGATCGAAGACGACGTGTGGCTCGGCGGCAACGTCGTGGTCTGCCCGGGCGTCACGATCGGCGCGGGCAGCATCATCGGCGCCGGCTCCGTGGTCACCCGCGACGTGCCGCCCGGGGTCATCGCCGTGGGCAACCCGGCGCGGGTCGTGCGGGCCATCGGTCCCGACGACCGGGTCGGGCTCGACATGCTCTGA
- a CDS encoding chloride channel protein, with translation MPAHPEPPATPAPDSAAGHPANPAQTVDPLAVIRSRGYLRVLLLAGLIGVPVSVVSYGFLALVSWLQGYLFTELPATLGFDSVPVWWPLPLLALSGLLVALCIRFLPGTSGHPPSEGFAAGGFPRPPELPGVVLAALATLALGAVLGPEAPLIALGGGLGALAVLLIKKDSPPTALAVIASAGSFAAVSTLLGSPLLGAFLLMEASGLGGAMLGVGLLPGLLAAGIGSLVFVGLDSWTGLGTFSLAIPDLPAFSTPTLAMFLWALVLGVACPLLAWGIKALARVVRPAVHAQRLLVTPVLGLLIAGLAIGFALVTGEDTGQVLFSGQSTLPALISNGASWPIGALGLLALCKALAYGLSLSAFRGGPVFPAMFIGAALGIMASHLPGMALVPAVGVGIGAMCVSMLRLPLTSVLLATVLLTSDAYAVMPLVIVAVVVAHVITGRLPEPPGRWLRRDPEPTVPGPATSAPSLG, from the coding sequence ATGCCCGCGCATCCCGAGCCACCGGCGACCCCCGCCCCCGATTCCGCGGCGGGCCACCCGGCCAACCCGGCCCAGACCGTCGACCCGCTGGCGGTCATCCGTTCGCGCGGCTACCTGCGCGTGTTGTTGCTGGCCGGGCTCATCGGCGTGCCGGTGTCGGTGGTCTCCTACGGGTTCCTGGCCCTGGTCTCCTGGCTGCAGGGCTACCTGTTCACCGAGCTGCCGGCCACCCTGGGGTTCGACAGCGTGCCGGTGTGGTGGCCGCTTCCGCTCTTGGCCCTGTCCGGCCTGCTGGTGGCGCTCTGCATCCGGTTCCTGCCGGGAACCAGCGGGCATCCGCCGTCGGAGGGCTTCGCGGCCGGCGGGTTCCCGCGCCCGCCGGAGCTGCCGGGCGTGGTGCTGGCGGCGCTGGCCACGCTCGCCCTGGGCGCGGTGCTCGGCCCAGAGGCACCGCTGATCGCCCTCGGCGGCGGGCTGGGCGCTCTCGCGGTGCTCCTGATCAAGAAGGACTCGCCGCCCACCGCCCTCGCGGTCATCGCGTCGGCGGGCAGCTTTGCCGCGGTGAGCACCCTGCTCGGTTCGCCGCTGTTGGGCGCTTTCCTCCTGATGGAGGCATCCGGTCTGGGTGGCGCCATGCTTGGGGTGGGCCTGCTGCCCGGGCTGCTCGCCGCGGGGATCGGCTCGCTCGTTTTCGTTGGCCTGGATTCCTGGACCGGGCTGGGCACCTTCTCCCTCGCCATCCCCGACCTGCCGGCGTTCAGCACACCCACCCTGGCGATGTTCCTCTGGGCGCTCGTACTTGGGGTGGCCTGCCCGCTCCTGGCCTGGGGAATCAAGGCGCTCGCGCGGGTGGTGCGCCCCGCGGTGCACGCCCAGCGGCTGCTCGTCACCCCGGTGCTCGGTCTGCTCATCGCCGGGCTTGCGATCGGGTTCGCGCTGGTCACCGGGGAGGACACCGGCCAGGTGCTCTTCTCCGGCCAGTCGACCCTGCCCGCGCTCATCAGCAACGGCGCCTCCTGGCCGATCGGCGCGCTGGGCTTGCTGGCGCTCTGCAAGGCCCTGGCCTACGGCCTGTCCCTCAGCGCGTTCCGGGGCGGGCCGGTGTTTCCCGCCATGTTCATCGGCGCGGCCCTGGGCATCATGGCGTCCCACCTGCCGGGCATGGCGTTGGTTCCGGCTGTGGGGGTGGGCATCGGCGCCATGTGCGTGTCGATGCTGCGGTTGCCGCTCACCAGCGTTCTGCTGGCCACCGTGCTGCTCACCAGCGATGCCTATGCCGTGATGCCGCTGGTCATTGTGGCCGTGGTGGTGGCACATGTGATCACCGGCCGGCTGCCTGAGCCGCCGGGCCGGTGGCTCCGCCGCGACCCGGAGCCGACCGTTCCTGGGCCGGCGACGAGCGCTCCGAGCCTGGGCTAG
- a CDS encoding PLD nuclease N-terminal domain-containing protein yields the protein MYALLSFVLLVLVVAALVDIITRQDGQVKHLPKVVWVLLVIFLPMIGSLLWFVIGHDYDTPMARPRSGAPRRRTGSTSGAQATPTAQAERRITSTEEQLASLDREIEFHAEQARIRRIEAELAERRRLADGT from the coding sequence ATGTATGCGCTGCTCTCCTTCGTGCTCCTGGTGCTCGTCGTGGCCGCCCTCGTGGACATCATCACCCGGCAGGACGGCCAGGTGAAACACCTGCCCAAGGTGGTCTGGGTGCTCCTGGTGATCTTCCTCCCCATGATCGGCAGCCTGCTCTGGTTCGTGATCGGACACGACTACGACACCCCGATGGCGCGTCCCCGCTCGGGTGCGCCCCGGCGTCGCACGGGGTCGACCTCGGGCGCACAGGCGACCCCCACGGCCCAGGCGGAACGGCGGATCACCAGCACCGAGGAGCAACTGGCCTCGCTGGACCGCGAGATCGAGTTCCATGCCGAGCAGGCGCGCATCCGCCGGATCGAAGCCGAGCTGGCCGAACGCCGCCGGCTGGCCGACGGGACCTGA
- a CDS encoding nucleoside deaminase, whose protein sequence is MTSPLDEVSPLGSFAQVPTSISAADEAHLLRAIAVAALARANGNHPFGAILVTADGTIIESQNSVVTGNDPTGHAETNLVRLASARLDKTALRSSTLYTSTEPCAMCSGAIYWSGIGRVAYALPEQDLGAMVPSQDGEPTLDLPCREVFARGGGTVVVAGPALVAEATEVHRGFWDAR, encoded by the coding sequence ATGACCAGTCCACTCGACGAGGTCAGCCCGCTGGGGTCCTTCGCGCAGGTGCCCACGAGCATCTCGGCCGCCGACGAGGCACACCTGCTGCGGGCGATCGCCGTGGCGGCACTGGCTCGCGCAAATGGCAACCACCCGTTCGGTGCCATCCTGGTCACCGCCGACGGCACCATCATCGAGAGCCAGAACAGCGTGGTTACCGGCAACGATCCCACCGGACACGCCGAGACGAACCTCGTGCGCCTGGCCAGCGCCCGGCTGGACAAGACCGCGCTGCGCTCGAGCACCCTGTACACGAGCACCGAACCCTGTGCGATGTGCTCCGGCGCCATCTACTGGTCCGGGATCGGGCGGGTCGCCTACGCGCTGCCCGAGCAGGACCTCGGTGCCATGGTGCCCAGCCAGGACGGCGAGCCCACGCTGGACCTGCCCTGCCGCGAGGTTTTCGCCCGCGGCGGCGGCACCGTGGTCGTGGCCGGCCCGGCGCTGGTCGCGGAGGCGACCGAGGTGCACCGGGGATTCTGGGACGCCCGCTAG
- a CDS encoding DsbA family protein: protein MTTGGPGEPRPSKNQRRDAARTKAAQLRVEQKKRDRRNRVFLQGGIAIAAIAVVAVIVLIIVNSVRPDGPGPRNMASDGLLVGEGLTAVTTPALQPKADPIPSTPDASGNVADIRIYIDYLCPFCGQFETTNADQISQWVDSGAATVEVHPISILTSKSAGTQYSLRAANAAACVANYSPDDFLSFNAALFADQPVEGTAGLNNDDLKALVKSSGVSKSLSEINTCIDETTYKSWVQDATDRALSGPIPNSSLEAITGTPTVLVNGKQYVGALDDPKEFAAFVLQAASEAYSTATPTPTPTPAG from the coding sequence ATGACAACTGGTGGCCCAGGCGAACCTCGCCCCTCGAAGAATCAGCGACGCGACGCCGCACGCACCAAGGCCGCCCAACTCCGAGTCGAGCAGAAGAAGCGCGACCGTCGTAACCGGGTGTTCCTGCAGGGCGGCATCGCCATCGCCGCCATCGCGGTCGTCGCCGTGATCGTGCTGATCATCGTCAACTCGGTGCGCCCCGACGGCCCCGGCCCGCGCAACATGGCCAGTGACGGTCTGCTCGTCGGCGAGGGCCTCACCGCCGTCACCACCCCGGCCCTGCAGCCCAAGGCCGACCCGATTCCCTCCACCCCGGATGCGTCGGGCAACGTCGCCGACATCCGCATCTACATCGACTACCTGTGCCCGTTCTGCGGACAGTTCGAGACCACCAACGCCGACCAGATCTCGCAGTGGGTCGACTCCGGTGCAGCCACGGTCGAGGTCCACCCCATTTCGATCCTCACCAGCAAATCCGCTGGCACCCAGTACTCGCTGCGTGCGGCCAACGCCGCCGCCTGCGTGGCGAACTACTCGCCGGACGACTTCCTTTCCTTCAACGCCGCGCTCTTCGCCGACCAGCCCGTCGAGGGCACCGCCGGCCTCAACAACGACGACCTCAAGGCTCTCGTGAAGAGCTCGGGAGTGTCAAAGAGCCTGTCCGAGATCAACACCTGCATCGACGAGACCACGTACAAGTCGTGGGTGCAGGATGCCACTGATCGCGCCCTGAGCGGACCGATCCCGAACTCCTCCCTCGAGGCGATCACCGGCACCCCGACCGTGCTGGTGAATGGCAAGCAGTACGTGGGCGCCCTGGACGACCCGAAGGAGTTCGCGGCGTTCGTCTTGCAGGCGGCCAGCGAGGCATACTCCACCGCCACGCCGACGCCCACGCCCACTCCGGCCGGCTGA
- a CDS encoding SDR family NAD(P)-dependent oxidoreductase, producing MTTTPQHALPSGFGARSTATQVLAGIDLNGRTAIVTGGYSGLGIETVAALAAAGAQVLVPARRPEAARDALEARGLADVEVETLDLADLGSVRAFADRFLASGRSLDILINNAAIMASPEARVGDGWESQFATNHLGHYVLTNLLWPALVAGGGARVVALSSTGHKLSGIRFDDPQFETGYDKWLAYGQAKTADSLFAVQLDALGAEHGVRAFAVHPGGIMTELQRHLPREEMIASGWMTEDGTVNSVFKTPEQGAATATWAATSPMLDGLGGVYCEDCDIAEPTVPGSETARIRGVDAHAIDPTDAARLWALSAELTGVNAFA from the coding sequence ATGACAACCACACCCCAGCACGCCCTCCCCTCCGGGTTCGGAGCGCGCAGCACCGCCACCCAGGTACTCGCCGGCATCGACCTGAACGGCCGGACGGCCATCGTCACCGGCGGCTATTCGGGGCTGGGTATCGAGACCGTCGCGGCGCTCGCCGCCGCGGGCGCCCAGGTCCTGGTTCCGGCCCGTCGCCCCGAGGCGGCCCGGGACGCGCTCGAAGCCCGTGGGCTGGCCGACGTCGAGGTCGAGACCCTCGACCTGGCCGACCTCGGCAGCGTGCGCGCCTTCGCCGACCGGTTCCTGGCCTCCGGACGCAGCCTCGACATCCTGATCAACAACGCCGCCATCATGGCCTCCCCTGAAGCCCGCGTCGGCGACGGCTGGGAATCCCAGTTCGCCACCAACCACCTGGGCCACTATGTGCTGACCAACCTGCTCTGGCCCGCCCTGGTGGCCGGCGGGGGCGCCCGCGTGGTGGCCCTGTCGTCGACCGGGCACAAGCTCAGCGGCATCCGGTTCGACGACCCGCAATTCGAGACCGGCTACGACAAGTGGCTGGCCTACGGTCAGGCCAAGACCGCCGACAGCCTGTTCGCCGTACAGCTGGACGCCCTCGGCGCCGAGCACGGCGTGCGCGCATTCGCCGTGCACCCGGGCGGCATCATGACCGAGTTGCAGCGGCACCTGCCGCGCGAGGAGATGATCGCGTCGGGGTGGATGACCGAGGACGGCACCGTGAACTCCGTGTTCAAGACGCCTGAGCAGGGCGCCGCGACGGCGACCTGGGCGGCGACCTCCCCGATGCTCGACGGTCTGGGCGGGGTCTACTGCGAGGACTGCGATATCGCCGAGCCCACGGTTCCGGGCAGCGAGACCGCTCGTATCCGGGGTGTGGACGCACACGCGATCGACCCCACGGATGCGGCCCGCCTCTGGGCTCTCTCGGCCGAGCTCACCGGTGTGAACGCGTTCGCCTGA
- a CDS encoding SHOCT domain-containing protein — protein sequence MFGNLTGWHFLIIAGVLAAVLLIALAIVFLIVHLARRRPAGSGGMADPATRLAQLDQLRAQGLVTEAEYDAKRREILGLL from the coding sequence ATGTTTGGCAATCTGACCGGCTGGCACTTTCTCATCATCGCGGGCGTCCTCGCCGCGGTGCTCCTGATCGCGCTGGCGATAGTGTTCCTGATCGTGCACCTGGCGCGGCGACGCCCGGCGGGTTCCGGCGGCATGGCGGATCCGGCGACCCGGTTGGCGCAGCTCGATCAGCTGCGCGCCCAAGGCCTGGTCACCGAGGCCGAATACGATGCCAAGCGCCGGGAGATCCTCGGGCTGCTCTGA
- a CDS encoding ABC transporter ATP-binding protein: protein MASVTFDKATRLYPGSTRPAVDHLDLSVADGEFLVLVGPSGCGKSTSLRMLAGLEEVNDGDIFIGERNVTDVPPKDRDIAMVFQNYALYPHMTVAENMGFALKIAGVNKDERAARVLEAAKLLDLEPYLSRKPKALSGGQRQRVAMGRAIVRQPQVFLMDEPLSNLDAKLRVQTRTQIASLQRRLGVTTVYVTHDQTEALTMGDRIAVLKDGVLQQVGTPRDLYAKPNNVFVAGFIGSPAMNLFLADAVDGGIKFGTATVPVQRDTLAGATGKKVTIGVRPEDIHLSTTFGEGLAVDVDLVEELGADGYLYGHSTVEGKRTDIVARVDGRSHPSAGETVYLTPTPNHLHVFDAESGARLGGAVSD from the coding sequence ATGGCTTCAGTAACCTTTGACAAGGCCACCCGCCTGTACCCGGGCTCCACCCGCCCCGCGGTCGACCACCTCGACCTGTCGGTCGCCGACGGCGAGTTCCTCGTCCTGGTCGGCCCCTCCGGCTGTGGCAAGTCCACGTCGCTCCGCATGCTCGCCGGCCTCGAAGAGGTCAACGACGGCGACATCTTCATCGGTGAGCGCAACGTCACCGACGTTCCCCCGAAGGACCGTGACATCGCCATGGTCTTCCAGAACTACGCGCTGTACCCGCACATGACCGTCGCCGAGAACATGGGCTTCGCGCTCAAGATCGCCGGCGTCAACAAGGACGAGCGCGCCGCCCGCGTTCTCGAGGCCGCCAAGCTCCTCGACCTCGAGCCCTACCTCAGCCGCAAGCCGAAGGCCCTCTCGGGTGGCCAGCGTCAGCGTGTTGCCATGGGTCGCGCCATCGTGCGTCAGCCCCAGGTGTTCCTCATGGACGAGCCGCTGTCGAACCTCGACGCCAAGCTGCGCGTTCAGACCCGCACCCAGATCGCGTCGCTGCAGCGTCGCCTGGGCGTCACCACGGTCTACGTCACCCACGACCAGACCGAGGCGCTCACCATGGGCGACCGCATCGCCGTGCTCAAGGATGGCGTCCTGCAGCAGGTCGGCACCCCCCGCGACCTGTACGCCAAGCCGAACAACGTCTTCGTTGCCGGCTTCATCGGCAGCCCGGCCATGAACCTGTTCCTGGCCGACGCCGTCGACGGTGGCATCAAGTTCGGCACCGCCACGGTCCCCGTGCAGCGCGACACCCTCGCCGGCGCCACCGGCAAGAAGGTCACCATCGGTGTCCGTCCCGAGGACATCCACCTGTCCACCACGTTCGGCGAGGGCCTCGCGGTCGACGTCGACCTGGTCGAGGAGCTCGGCGCCGACGGTTACCTGTACGGCCACTCCACCGTCGAGGGCAAGCGCACCGACATCGTCGCTCGCGTCGACGGCCGCTCGCACCCGTCCGCCGGTGAGACCGTCTACCTGACCCCGACGCCGAACCACCTGCACGTGTTCGACGCCGAGTCCGGTGCCCGTCTCGGCGGCGCCGTCAGCGACTAA
- a CDS encoding DUF4032 domain-containing protein has product MSGSLNITSATADPALLDLPWHLPLDAWPNENIASLPKGLSRHLVRFAHLSGRVVAIKETTSEMAKREYDMLRTLQSLEIPCVEPLAVITNRTDEDGDPLNSVLVTRHLKFSLPYRALYSQALRPDTATRLVDALALLLVRVHMVGLFWGDVSLSNTLFRRDAGAFAAYLVDAETGQLYPGGLSNGQRENDLEIARVNIAGELMDLEAGGRVANELDPIIVSNGIVAAYRLLWKELTGSESFASSERWRITERVERLNHLGFDIEELAIKTDETGTTVRIQPKVVDAGHHQRRLLRLTGLDAEENQARRLLNDLDSYGVAYGNPDADEEMMAHEWLVRVFEPVVRAIPRELKGKLEPAEVFHQLLDHRWYMAQNASRDIPLAEAVTSYVQDVLRHRRDEATVIDPPTTPISLPDLEAEGIDADEAEADDWRLNV; this is encoded by the coding sequence ATGAGCGGTTCCTTGAACATCACCTCGGCAACGGCCGATCCGGCCCTGCTCGACCTGCCCTGGCACCTGCCGCTGGATGCGTGGCCGAACGAGAACATCGCCTCACTGCCCAAGGGCCTCTCCCGCCACCTCGTACGATTCGCCCACCTGAGCGGACGCGTCGTGGCCATCAAGGAGACCACCAGCGAGATGGCCAAGCGGGAGTACGACATGCTCCGCACCCTCCAGAGCCTCGAGATCCCCTGCGTCGAACCGCTCGCGGTGATCACCAACCGCACCGACGAAGACGGCGACCCGCTCAACTCGGTCCTCGTCACCCGGCACCTCAAGTTCTCGCTGCCCTACCGGGCGCTGTACTCGCAGGCCCTCCGCCCCGACACGGCCACCCGCCTCGTCGACGCCCTCGCCCTGCTCCTCGTGCGCGTGCACATGGTCGGCCTGTTCTGGGGCGACGTGTCGCTGTCCAACACCCTCTTCCGCCGCGACGCCGGCGCGTTCGCCGCGTACCTCGTCGACGCGGAGACCGGGCAGCTCTATCCGGGCGGCCTCTCCAACGGCCAGCGCGAGAACGACCTCGAAATCGCCCGCGTCAACATCGCCGGCGAGCTGATGGACCTCGAGGCCGGCGGCCGGGTCGCCAACGAACTCGACCCCATCATCGTCAGCAACGGCATCGTCGCCGCCTACCGGCTGCTCTGGAAGGAGCTCACCGGGTCGGAGTCGTTCGCGAGCAGCGAGCGCTGGCGCATCACGGAGCGCGTCGAGCGCCTCAACCACCTGGGCTTCGACATCGAGGAACTGGCCATCAAGACCGATGAGACCGGAACGACGGTGCGCATCCAGCCCAAGGTCGTCGACGCGGGCCACCACCAGCGCCGCCTGCTGCGCCTCACCGGCCTCGACGCCGAGGAGAACCAGGCCCGCCGTCTACTCAACGACCTCGACTCCTACGGTGTCGCCTACGGCAACCCCGACGCCGACGAGGAGATGATGGCGCACGAGTGGCTGGTGCGGGTGTTCGAACCCGTCGTGCGTGCCATCCCGCGTGAGCTCAAGGGCAAGCTCGAGCCCGCCGAGGTGTTCCACCAGCTGCTCGACCACCGCTGGTACATGGCGCAGAACGCCAGCCGGGATATCCCGCTGGCCGAGGCCGTAACCTCGTACGTGCAGGATGTGCTGCGGCACCGTCGCGACGAGGCCACCGTCATCGATCCGCCCACCACGCCGATCAGCCTCCCCGACCTCGAAGCCGAAGGCATCGACGCCGACGAGGCCGAGGCCGACGACTGGCGTCTGAACGTCTGA